The genomic region AGATTTCTTAAGTGAAAATAAAGAGGATAGAACTGGAGAAAAGGTAGTAGAAGGATTAGAAAGTATGGGAATGATAAAGATAGAACCTCTAACTTATATAAGAGGTAGAAGTATTCCTAAGGGACTTATTATTATTGACGAAGCTCAAAACCTGACTCCTCTTGAAATAAAAACAATAGTAACAAGAGCTGGACAGGATACTAAGATAATATTTACTGGTGACCCGCAGCAGATTGACAATCCATATCTTGATGCTAATACAAATGGCCTTACATACATGGCTGACAGACTTAAAAATGAAAAAATAGTAGGACATATCACTTTGAAAAAAGGTGAACGTTCTGAAATAGCAGAGATTGCAGCTAGACTTCTATAGAGTATAACAATATGGAGATTGATAGGGGAAGAGAACTTATCAATCTCTTTTTATGTTGAAAGAATGGCCAAATCTCATTCACTGTATTGAAAAAAACGTATAAATATGGTAAAATTTTTAGATTGAAACACCTTGTATATAAGATGGAGGAAACATAGTTTATGATAAAAATATATATAGCTCCAATGGCTGGAGTTACTGACTATACATACAGAGGAATACTGAGAGAATTTCACCCTGATATGATATTTACAGAGATGGTGAGTATAAATGCACTTGAGTGTGCAATGGAAAAAACTTTAAATGTAGTATTGAGACTTAGAGAGGGGGACTCTGTACAACTTTTTGGAAAAGATATCCCTAAAATGGTTGAAAGTGCAAAATTTGTTGAAAAATTAGGTGTAAAACATATAGGTATTAACTCTGGATGTCCTATGAAAAAAATTGTCAATAATGGATATGGGGCAGCCCTTATGGAAAACCCTGAACATATAAGAGCTATGCTTTCTGAAGTGAGAAGTGCTCTAAATGATGACACAGGGCTTTCAATAAAGATAAGAGCTGGGTATAAAGAGTTTAAAGACCCTATAAAAATAGCTAAAATAGCTGAAGAAACAAAGTGTACACATATTACTGTACATGGTCGTACACGTGAGCAGATGTATACAGGAAAAGCAGATTGGAGCATTATAAAAGCTGTAAAAGAGAGTGTAAATATTCCTGTAATTGGAAATGGAGATATATTTACAGCTGAAGATGCTAAAGAAAAAGTAGATTATTCAGGTGTTGACGGAATAATGCTTGCCAGAGGAGTATTTGGAAATCCTTGGCTTATAAGAGATATTAGAGAATATTTTCAATATGGTAAGGTGATTACACCTACAACAGAGCTTGATAGAATAAATATGGCTATTGAGCATACTAGAAGGACTCAGATAGAACATCCTGAAAGACCGTTTATATTTGAGCTAAGAAAACATTTGTGCTGGTATTTAAAAGGAATAAGAGGCTCAGCACCAATAAAAGACAAAATAAATCATACTGATAGCTATGAAGAGATTATAGCTCTTTTAAATATTTTAAAGGAAAGTGTGATTGAGCAAAAGGGAGTTGAGTAGTAATGGCAGAGACTCCATTGATGGGGCAGTATAGAAGAATAAAATCAGAATATGAGGACAGTCTTCTTTTTTTCAGACTTGGAGATTTTTATGAGATGTTTTTTGATGATGCAGTTATAGCATCTAAAGAGCTTGGACTTACTCTTACAAGTAGAAATAGAGAAAAAGATTATGATGTGCCTCTAGCAGGTGTTCCTTATCACTCTGTTGCCTCATATATTGCAAAACTTGTAAATAAAGGATATAAAATTGCAATATGTGACCAGGTAGAGGATCCTAAGACAGCAAAAGGGATAGTAAAAAGAGAGGTAACTAGAGTAATAACTCCAGGAACAGTAATTGATACTGAATTTTTAGATGAGAAGAGTAACAACTACCTTATGGGAATAAAGGTAGCTGATAATGCAGGTGGAATCGCCTTTATAGATATTACAACAGGTGAATTTAAGACTACTGAGATAGTTGGAGAGGATATAGTCTTTAAGCTTTTAGGTGAGATAAATAAAGTTGCACCTAAAGAGATACTTATGGATGAAAAGACTTATGACATCTGTATTGAGGAGCTTAAAAATCAGAACTCACTAAGTGATATTAAGTTCACTAAGGTTCCTGAAAAAAGAAAATGTGAGGAATACTTAAAAGATTATTTTAAAGTGGTATCTCTTGAAAGTTATGGACTTAAGGATAAAAAGCTTGCAATTACAATATCTGCAACAGTTCTTGATTATGTAATAGATTTGCAAAAAGGAAAGGATTTACCAGTAGAAAAGATAGGTTATATCAACGAAGATGAGGTTATGGAGCTAAATATAACAACTCAGAGAAATCTTGATATAATTGATAACTATAGAGATAAAAGTGGAATGGGAACTCTTTTGTGGGTTATGGATGAGTGCATGACCTCAATGGGGAGCAGACTTCTAAAAAAATTCATAAAAAATCCTATTTTAAATATACCTGAAATAAAGAAAAGACAGGAAGA from Fusobacterium sp. DD2 harbors:
- a CDS encoding tRNA-dihydrouridine synthase family protein — translated: MIKIYIAPMAGVTDYTYRGILREFHPDMIFTEMVSINALECAMEKTLNVVLRLREGDSVQLFGKDIPKMVESAKFVEKLGVKHIGINSGCPMKKIVNNGYGAALMENPEHIRAMLSEVRSALNDDTGLSIKIRAGYKEFKDPIKIAKIAEETKCTHITVHGRTREQMYTGKADWSIIKAVKESVNIPVIGNGDIFTAEDAKEKVDYSGVDGIMLARGVFGNPWLIRDIREYFQYGKVITPTTELDRINMAIEHTRRTQIEHPERPFIFELRKHLCWYLKGIRGSAPIKDKINHTDSYEEIIALLNILKESVIEQKGVE